The following coding sequences lie in one Capnocytophaga stomatis genomic window:
- a CDS encoding superoxide dismutase, whose translation MSFTLPKLPYAYDALEPHIDARTMEIHHTKHHNAYTTNLNTAISGTNLEEKTIEEILENLDMNNGAVRNNGGGFYNHNLFWEVMSPDGGGKPTGDLAKAIDEKFGSFDAFKEEFAKAAATRFGSGWAWLCVHKGGKLEICSTPNQDNPLMPNTGCEGRPILGLDVWEHAYYLNYQNRRPDYIQAFFNVINWEKVAELFAKHK comes from the coding sequence ATGTCATTTACATTACCTAAATTACCGTATGCTTATGATGCTTTGGAGCCTCACATCGATGCTCGTACAATGGAAATCCATCACACCAAACATCATAACGCTTACACAACTAACTTAAACACAGCTATTTCCGGCACAAATTTGGAAGAAAAAACCATTGAAGAAATCCTTGAAAATTTGGATATGAACAATGGTGCGGTACGTAATAACGGAGGCGGTTTTTATAACCACAACCTATTTTGGGAAGTGATGTCTCCGGACGGAGGCGGAAAACCTACTGGGGATTTAGCTAAAGCCATTGACGAGAAATTCGGAAGTTTTGACGCTTTCAAGGAAGAATTTGCCAAAGCTGCGGCTACTCGTTTTGGTTCAGGATGGGCTTGGCTTTGTGTTCACAAAGGCGGAAAATTAGAAATTTGCTCTACTCCAAACCAAGACAATCCTTTGATGCCTAATACAGGATGCGAAGGAAGACCAATCCTTGGGTTGGACGTTTGGGAACACGCTTATTATCTGAATTATCAGAATCGTCGTCCTGATTACATTCAAGCATTTTTTAATGTAATTAATTGGGAAAAAGTAGCCGAATTATTCGCTAAACACAAATAA